The Papio anubis isolate 15944 chromosome 1, Panubis1.0, whole genome shotgun sequence genome window below encodes:
- the PSMB4 gene encoding proteasome subunit beta type-4, translating to MEAFLGSRSGLWAGGPAPGQFYRIPSTPDSFMDPASALYRGPITRTQNPMVTGTSVLGVKFEGGVVIAADMLGSYGSLARFRNISRIMRVNNSTMLGASGDYADFQYLKQVLGQMVIDEELLGDGHSYSPRAIHSWLTRAMYSRRSKMNPLWNTMVIGGYADGESFLGYVDMLGVAYEAPSLATGYGAYLAQPLLREVLEKQPVLSQTEARNLVERCMRVLYYRDARSYNRFQIATVTEKGVEIEGPLSAETNWDIAHMISGFE from the exons ATGGAAGCGTTTTTGGGGTCGCGGTCCGGACTTTGGGCGGGGGGTCCGGCCCCAGGACAGTTTTACCGCATTCCGTCCACTCCCGATTCCTTCATGGATCCAGCGTCTGCACTTTACAGAGGTCCAATCACACGGACCCA GAACCCCATGGTGACCGGGACCTCAGTCCTCGGCGTTAAGTTCGAGGGCGGAGTGGTGATTGCCGCAGACATGCTGGGATCCTACGGCTCCTTGGCTCGTTTCCGCAACATATCTCGCATCATGCGAGTCAACAACAGTACCATGCTGGGTGCCTCTGGGGACTATGCTGATTTCCAGTATTTGAAGCAAGTTCTCGGCCAGATGGT GATTGATGAGGAGCTTCTGGGAGATGGACATAGTTATAGTCCTAGAGCTATTCATTCATGGCTGACCAGGGCCATGTACAGCCGGCGCTCGAAGATGAACCCTTTGTGGAATACCATGGTCATCGGAGGCTATGCTGATGGAGAGAG CTTCCTCGGTTATGTGGACATGCTTGGTGTAGCCTATGAAGCCCCTTCGCTGGCCACTGGTTATGGTGCATACTTGGCTCAG CCTCTGCTGCGAGAAGTTCTGGAGAAGCAGCCAGTGCTAAGCCAGACCGAGGCCCGTAACCTAGTAGAACGCTGCATGCGAGTGCTGTACTACCGAGATGCCCGTTCTTACAACCGG tttcaaaTCGCCACTGTAACTGAAAAAGGTGTTGAAATAGAGGGACCATTGTCTGCAGAGACCAACTGGGATATTGCCCACATGATCAG tgGCTTTGAATGA